Proteins encoded by one window of Phytohabitans houttuyneae:
- a CDS encoding ATP-binding cassette domain-containing protein, with product MPEGPEHPAPLLTLAGVRKSFGAVHALADGRLDLRAGEVHALVGENGAGKSTLVKVLAGVHGPDEGVMALDGQPVFFGGPADARAAGIAVIYQEPTLFPDLSVAENIFMGRQPLRSLRRIDTAAMRQRTEELFARLGVRMDPDRPARGLSIADQQLVEIAKALSFDARVLVMDEPTAALSGVEVERLFAVVRSLREAGAAVLFISHRFDEVFALCERVTVMRDGRWVSTDPTAELTVGQVVRRMVGREVSQLYPKQDTTPARSSCRCVT from the coding sequence GTGCCCGAAGGTCCCGAACACCCTGCGCCGCTGCTCACCCTCGCCGGAGTGCGTAAGTCGTTCGGTGCCGTCCACGCGTTGGCGGATGGGCGGTTGGACCTGCGTGCGGGCGAGGTGCACGCCCTGGTGGGGGAAAACGGGGCCGGCAAGTCGACGCTGGTGAAGGTCCTGGCCGGTGTGCACGGCCCGGATGAGGGCGTGATGGCGCTGGACGGCCAGCCGGTCTTCTTCGGCGGTCCGGCGGATGCCCGGGCGGCGGGGATCGCGGTGATCTACCAGGAGCCGACGCTGTTTCCGGACCTGTCGGTCGCGGAGAACATCTTCATGGGCCGCCAACCGCTGCGAAGCCTGCGCCGCATCGACACCGCGGCGATGCGGCAGCGCACGGAGGAGCTGTTTGCCCGGCTGGGCGTGCGGATGGACCCGGACCGGCCCGCGCGCGGCCTGTCGATCGCCGACCAGCAGCTCGTCGAGATCGCGAAGGCTCTCTCGTTCGACGCCCGGGTGCTGGTGATGGACGAGCCGACCGCCGCCCTGTCCGGGGTGGAGGTGGAGCGGCTGTTCGCGGTCGTCCGCTCGCTGCGTGAGGCGGGCGCCGCGGTGCTGTTCATCTCGCACCGGTTCGACGAGGTGTTCGCCCTGTGCGAGCGGGTGACGGTGATGCGCGACGGCCGCTGGGTCTCCACCGACCCCACCGCCGAGCTCACCGTGGGGCAGGTGGTCCGGCGGATGGTCGGCCGTGAGGTCTCCCAGCTCTACCCCAAGCAGGACACCACCCCGGCGAGGTCGTCCTGCAGGTGCGTGACCTGA
- a CDS encoding bestrophin-like domain — protein MNTYLVGTLWLVGVSVAALAVVAVLRRWRRDSGPLVDISVLSAVFSLAGMLFAIVAAFVFIDVWSSADEARDATYAEAEAAQLVAWSAKGMPEPDRTELVGLSRAYLHEVVDQEWPRLSEVGTDQHARGWQLVQEMHDIAARNGEDVEEAPAVVESLLQARQERLALADARIGDATWFALLAGAVLAGLPMFFFPFDRALPQLALTATVASMITLLLFTIQQIERPFAQGRVPSTAYEETLTRVSPP, from the coding sequence ATGAATACCTACCTGGTCGGCACGCTCTGGTTGGTGGGCGTATCCGTCGCCGCTCTCGCGGTCGTCGCCGTGCTCCGCCGGTGGCGCCGCGACTCCGGACCACTCGTCGACATCAGCGTGCTGAGCGCGGTGTTCTCGCTCGCCGGCATGCTCTTCGCGATCGTGGCGGCGTTCGTGTTCATCGACGTGTGGAGCAGCGCCGACGAGGCCCGGGACGCGACCTACGCGGAGGCCGAGGCGGCACAGCTCGTGGCCTGGTCGGCCAAGGGCATGCCCGAGCCGGATCGCACCGAGCTTGTGGGGCTCAGCCGGGCGTACCTGCACGAGGTGGTCGACCAGGAGTGGCCGCGGCTGTCCGAGGTGGGCACCGACCAGCACGCCCGGGGATGGCAGCTCGTGCAGGAGATGCACGACATCGCCGCCCGCAACGGGGAGGATGTCGAGGAGGCGCCGGCGGTCGTGGAGTCGCTGCTCCAGGCCCGGCAGGAGCGCCTCGCGCTGGCCGACGCCCGGATCGGTGACGCGACCTGGTTTGCGCTGCTGGCCGGGGCGGTGCTGGCCGGGCTGCCAATGTTCTTCTTCCCGTTCGACCGGGCGCTGCCGCAGCTCGCGCTCACCGCCACGGTGGCCAGCATGATCACGCTGCTGCTCTTTACGATCCAGCAGATCGAGCGCCCGTTCGCCCAGGGGCGCGTGCCGTCGACCGCCTACGAGGAGACGCTGACCCGGGTCAGTCCTCCGTGA
- a CDS encoding DUF6923 family protein, with product MLAALVALGAGPALAGHAAAAPAKSTVEAYPSGCSGALYQVHTVRKHGSSRLIAIDPATGAVARSAGLDHAVNAMGYDAAQGLFFAVATRRGGHPIGDGGHVVSITPEGETHDLGPVRAAAGRKGTVAVGGAYSGTVVDGRLLLLLDGDLVAVDVRAQSPTFLHVVRRVDLPRLPSFGDWDARPGDGGLYAVSTQGREPSRLVRIDPDSGAVTQTPVPDLSRDGFYGALAFDDAGTHAYATDNNQESALYRIALDGTSVKLAGGSGLLGSDAAWCRGPARPHRRRPPRGPRHLPRRPPCHPPSRRRPHRARCRRRARPPPRRPPHRRPHPRRSPP from the coding sequence GTGCTCGCCGCCCTCGTCGCTTTGGGGGCCGGTCCCGCACTCGCCGGACACGCCGCGGCGGCACCGGCGAAGTCCACAGTGGAGGCGTACCCGAGCGGCTGCTCAGGCGCCCTCTACCAGGTGCACACGGTGCGCAAACACGGCTCGTCCAGGCTGATCGCCATCGACCCCGCCACCGGTGCAGTGGCGCGCTCCGCCGGCCTCGACCACGCGGTCAACGCGATGGGGTACGACGCCGCGCAGGGCCTCTTCTTCGCCGTCGCCACCCGCCGCGGCGGTCACCCGATCGGGGATGGCGGGCACGTCGTCTCCATCACTCCCGAGGGTGAAACCCACGATCTGGGGCCGGTCCGCGCCGCCGCCGGTCGCAAAGGGACTGTCGCTGTCGGCGGCGCGTACAGCGGGACGGTCGTGGACGGCCGGCTGCTCCTGCTGCTCGACGGCGACCTCGTCGCGGTGGACGTGCGCGCGCAGAGCCCCACGTTCCTGCACGTGGTCCGCCGGGTCGACCTGCCGCGCCTGCCGAGCTTCGGCGACTGGGACGCGCGCCCAGGCGACGGCGGGCTCTACGCCGTGTCGACACAGGGACGCGAGCCGAGCCGGCTGGTCCGCATCGACCCGGACAGCGGCGCGGTGACCCAGACACCGGTGCCGGACCTGTCCCGCGACGGCTTCTACGGCGCGCTCGCGTTCGACGACGCCGGCACACACGCCTATGCCACGGACAACAACCAGGAAAGCGCGCTGTACCGGATCGCGCTGGACGGTACCTCGGTCAAGCTCGCCGGCGGCTCCGGCCTGCTCGGCTCGGACGCGGCCTGGTGCCGCGGCCCCGCCCGACCACACCGGCGCCGGCCACCACGAGGCCCGCGCCACCTCCCGCGCCGGCCGCCGTGCCACCCGCCGTCCCGCCGCCGGCCCCACCGCGCCCGGTGCCGCCGGCGAGCGCGCCCACCACCCCGCCGGCCACCACACCGCCGCCCTCACCCACGCCGGTCGCCGCCGTGA
- a CDS encoding SHOCT domain-containing protein, translating into MMAELASYAAYAHPGPGWDGNGWDGGGPGWWVIVPILFWVVVLSAAGYLIYRFSPRRAARTAAERTLAERFARGEIDAEELNHRRSVLRGKG; encoded by the coding sequence ATGATGGCAGAGCTGGCGAGCTACGCGGCGTACGCCCACCCGGGACCGGGCTGGGACGGCAACGGCTGGGACGGCGGCGGCCCCGGCTGGTGGGTGATCGTGCCCATCCTCTTCTGGGTGGTCGTGCTTTCGGCCGCCGGTTACCTGATCTACCGCTTCTCCCCGCGGCGCGCGGCGCGTACGGCGGCCGAGCGCACTCTCGCCGAGCGGTTCGCGCGCGGCGAGATCGACGCGGAGGAGCTCAACCACCGGCGGTCCGTGCTGCGCGGCAAGGGCTGA
- a CDS encoding S8 family serine peptidase, giving the protein MVRIARRVLAAFTGILVAATAPVALPTPAAAAPGGTGGAATAATGASRITLITGDVVDIAPAGGGRYAASVRPGPGRERITFHTVEADGGLRLLPSDAVPYVSAGLLDADLFDVEELIADGYGDASAARLPLIVRYAGGQAPAVSALSGAESVRPLPSVGGAAVAAGKDSLGELWRSVTAAPAAARASTPALGGGLTGIWLDGRVRASLDRSVAQIGAPAAWQAGYDGTGVDVAVLDTGVDAAHPDLAGKVVEQRNFSDAADTVDRVGHGTHVAATIAGTGAATGGSRKGVAPGADLLAGKVLNDGGVGYDSWIIAGMEWAVAQGAEVVNLSLGGEATDGTDPLSEAVNRLTADHGTLFVVAAGNTGRDADVGTPAAATAALSVGAVDRDESLAEFSSRGPRLGDDAVKPEITAPGVGIIAARAAGTGMGTPVDDRYTAASGTSMATPHVAGAAALLAQARPEWTAVQLKDALVSTARGNPAIAVDAQGGGRVDVARAIGQGVHGTATASLGLHDEPATGTREQKLVYTNTTAAAVTLDLALDVPGSTAFSLSAGQVTVQPGQSADVTLTLDAAKLTRGRHTGHVTATGPGGVVVRTAVGATLDLPIHKVTFRAVDRQGVRTPVPVILLFGDERRKDQSGFIQHWEEGKTVEVYEGTYVLNALIEDGAPLDEQATFITNPELRITGDTEILLDARTGTPIRIETPKPAEQQSIISYYERRIHATGRSTAHGVMHFSTIQQVNVTPTRPVSAGQYEFSSRWQLVAPMVQLKVPGVSGPVDINLLHRSPVYDGTRRYRLVPFGKDFPRGAAALIVGADDVSEQDQIVAAAEAGAAVAIIVRTPDMPAWTVWRPVGDREPIPSLVVANDDGQKLLAAAGGKTRPTIDLTLTTSSPYLYDVFHVERGRVPDRIVHRVTRDNTTRITSRYAESGGFGWAKEQRFGWRPWQEYSWNDTQRFVQTPKGREEWVSAGDSVWQHRVHYYYTWDDMNPIGGGMTEVPRSYAARSTRTEGWFTPVVRPAAVPGMVSARTADTLALWVPEFVDATHGHFQVADGEAVTAKLWRDGKLLAELPDARRDVGTTAAPAGYRLDLTTARSDEEWRWATRTETSWEFRSARPAAGRTEPLPLLQIGYGVPADLTGYVSGRHPHLLGLTLWHQEGLRAPRGTTLRVEVSLDEGAKWRGVPVIRHGDGYRALIPAGTGSVSLRVHARDGAGNAVTQTVIRAYGLK; this is encoded by the coding sequence ATGGTTCGTATCGCGCGCCGGGTGCTGGCCGCATTCACGGGAATCCTGGTCGCCGCCACCGCTCCGGTGGCGCTGCCCACGCCGGCGGCCGCGGCACCGGGTGGGACGGGAGGCGCGGCCACCGCCGCGACGGGGGCGTCCCGCATCACGCTGATCACCGGTGACGTCGTGGACATCGCGCCGGCCGGCGGCGGCCGCTACGCCGCGTCGGTGCGGCCCGGCCCGGGGCGCGAACGGATCACCTTCCACACCGTGGAGGCGGACGGCGGGCTGCGGCTGCTGCCCAGCGACGCCGTGCCGTACGTCTCCGCGGGCCTGCTCGACGCCGACCTCTTCGACGTCGAGGAGCTGATCGCCGACGGGTACGGCGACGCGTCGGCCGCCCGGCTGCCGCTGATCGTGCGGTACGCCGGCGGGCAGGCACCGGCGGTCAGCGCGCTGTCCGGCGCCGAGTCGGTGCGCCCGCTGCCCAGCGTGGGTGGCGCTGCCGTGGCCGCCGGCAAGGATTCGCTCGGCGAGCTGTGGCGGTCGGTCACGGCCGCACCCGCCGCCGCCCGCGCGTCCACCCCGGCGCTCGGCGGCGGCCTCACCGGCATCTGGCTCGACGGCCGGGTGCGCGCCAGCCTCGACCGCAGCGTCGCGCAGATCGGGGCGCCGGCCGCGTGGCAGGCCGGGTACGACGGGACGGGTGTCGACGTCGCGGTGCTCGACACCGGCGTCGACGCGGCACACCCGGACCTGGCCGGCAAGGTGGTGGAGCAGCGCAACTTCAGCGACGCCGCCGACACGGTCGACCGCGTCGGGCACGGCACGCACGTCGCGGCGACGATCGCGGGCACCGGTGCGGCGACCGGCGGCAGCCGGAAGGGTGTCGCGCCCGGCGCCGACCTGCTCGCCGGGAAGGTGCTCAACGACGGGGGCGTCGGGTACGACTCCTGGATCATCGCCGGCATGGAGTGGGCGGTCGCCCAGGGCGCCGAGGTGGTCAACCTCAGCCTCGGCGGCGAGGCGACCGACGGTACCGACCCGCTGAGCGAGGCGGTCAACCGCCTCACCGCCGACCACGGCACGCTCTTCGTGGTGGCCGCGGGCAACACCGGCCGGGACGCGGACGTCGGTACGCCGGCCGCCGCCACCGCCGCTCTCTCCGTGGGCGCGGTGGACCGGGACGAGAGCCTCGCCGAGTTTTCCAGCCGGGGGCCGCGCCTCGGCGACGACGCGGTGAAGCCCGAGATCACCGCGCCGGGCGTGGGCATCATCGCCGCGCGTGCGGCGGGCACCGGCATGGGTACGCCGGTCGACGACCGCTACACCGCCGCCTCCGGCACCTCGATGGCCACCCCGCACGTGGCCGGCGCGGCCGCCCTGCTCGCCCAGGCCCGTCCTGAGTGGACAGCGGTACAGCTCAAGGACGCGCTGGTGAGCACCGCCAGGGGCAACCCCGCCATCGCGGTGGACGCGCAGGGCGGCGGGCGCGTCGACGTGGCCCGGGCTATCGGCCAGGGCGTCCACGGCACGGCGACGGCGAGCCTCGGCCTGCATGACGAGCCGGCCACGGGCACCCGCGAGCAGAAGCTCGTGTACACGAACACCACCGCCGCCGCGGTCACCCTCGACCTGGCGCTCGATGTGCCCGGCTCCACCGCGTTCTCCCTCTCCGCCGGCCAGGTCACCGTCCAGCCTGGACAGTCGGCGGACGTGACCCTCACGCTGGACGCGGCAAAGCTCACCCGCGGGCGGCACACCGGCCACGTCACCGCGACCGGGCCGGGCGGCGTGGTGGTCCGCACCGCGGTCGGCGCCACGCTGGACCTGCCCATCCACAAGGTGACCTTCCGGGCCGTCGACCGGCAGGGCGTACGGACCCCGGTGCCGGTGATCCTGCTCTTCGGCGATGAGCGGCGCAAAGACCAGTCCGGGTTCATCCAGCACTGGGAGGAGGGCAAGACCGTCGAGGTGTACGAGGGCACGTACGTCCTCAACGCCCTCATCGAAGACGGCGCGCCCCTCGACGAGCAGGCCACCTTCATCACCAACCCGGAGCTGCGGATCACCGGCGACACGGAGATCCTGCTGGACGCCCGCACCGGCACCCCGATCCGGATCGAGACGCCGAAGCCGGCCGAGCAGCAGAGCATCATCAGCTACTACGAGCGGCGGATACACGCCACCGGGCGCTCCACCGCGCACGGCGTCATGCACTTCAGCACGATCCAGCAGGTCAACGTCACGCCCACCAGGCCGGTCTCCGCCGGGCAGTACGAGTTCTCCTCCCGCTGGCAGCTCGTCGCGCCGATGGTGCAGCTCAAGGTGCCGGGCGTGAGCGGCCCCGTTGACATCAACCTGCTGCACCGGTCCCCCGTGTACGACGGCACCCGCCGGTACCGTCTCGTGCCCTTCGGCAAGGACTTCCCGCGCGGCGCCGCCGCGCTGATCGTCGGCGCGGATGACGTGTCCGAGCAGGACCAGATCGTGGCCGCGGCCGAGGCGGGCGCCGCGGTGGCCATCATCGTCCGCACGCCGGACATGCCGGCCTGGACCGTGTGGCGCCCGGTCGGTGACCGGGAGCCGATCCCATCACTCGTGGTCGCCAACGACGACGGCCAGAAGCTCCTCGCGGCCGCGGGCGGCAAGACACGCCCGACCATCGACCTCACGCTCACCACCTCCAGCCCGTACCTGTACGACGTCTTCCACGTCGAACGCGGGCGGGTGCCGGACCGGATCGTGCACCGCGTGACCCGCGACAACACGACCCGGATCACCTCCCGGTACGCGGAGAGCGGCGGTTTCGGCTGGGCCAAGGAGCAGCGCTTCGGCTGGCGGCCGTGGCAGGAGTACTCCTGGAACGACACGCAGCGGTTCGTACAGACGCCCAAGGGGCGCGAGGAGTGGGTGTCGGCGGGTGACTCCGTCTGGCAGCACCGCGTGCACTACTACTACACCTGGGACGACATGAACCCTATCGGCGGAGGAATGACAGAGGTGCCGCGCAGCTACGCGGCGCGCAGCACGCGAACGGAGGGGTGGTTCACGCCGGTCGTCCGCCCCGCCGCCGTACCGGGCATGGTCTCCGCCCGTACGGCCGACACGCTCGCCCTGTGGGTGCCCGAGTTCGTCGACGCGACGCACGGGCACTTCCAGGTGGCCGACGGCGAGGCGGTGACCGCCAAGCTGTGGCGGGACGGCAAGCTCCTCGCCGAGCTGCCGGACGCGCGGCGGGACGTCGGCACGACCGCGGCGCCGGCCGGGTACCGGTTGGACCTGACCACCGCGCGGAGCGACGAGGAGTGGCGGTGGGCCACCCGCACCGAGACGTCGTGGGAGTTTCGCTCCGCACGCCCGGCGGCCGGGCGCACCGAGCCGCTGCCGCTGCTCCAGATCGGGTACGGGGTACCGGCCGACCTCACCGGCTACGTCTCCGGACGGCACCCGCACCTGCTCGGGCTGACCCTGTGGCACCAGGAAGGGCTGCGCGCGCCGCGCGGCACCACGCTGCGCGTCGAGGTGTCGCTGGACGAGGGCGCGAAGTGGCGCGGCGTACCGGTGATCCGCCACGGCGACGGCTACCGGGCGCTCATCCCGGCCGGCACCGGGAGCGTGTCGCTGCGGGTGCACGCCCGCGACGGCGCCGGCAACGCGGTGACGCAGACCGTGATCCGCGCGTACGGCCTGAAGTAG
- a CDS encoding helix-turn-helix domain-containing protein has protein sequence MRNGEALLAPEEEWAYRMLVRLGTARAGEVAERMSLPPEDGQRLLAGLSDKGLAAADGADVYRPLPPEPALGTELLRRQESLEEARRGLAALSEEYLTSARRRHADQLVEVVVGAAALRERIRRLQDSAKSEMLWLCRANAVAMESAENTEEFDALDRGVRYKVIYERALLMEPGMQANVAEGVRRGEEARSLRTLPVRLAVADRATAICPLIRGDEGDIGEPSAAIIGRSQLLDALVALFESHWDVAIPVRIDGGSPDEEPDLPDESERFVLSLLVAGVPDKSIASQMGVSRRTVQRRLDRLMALAGVDTRPGLAFQAARRGWL, from the coding sequence ATGCGAAACGGGGAGGCTCTGCTCGCGCCGGAGGAGGAGTGGGCATACCGGATGCTGGTGCGCCTGGGCACGGCCCGGGCGGGTGAGGTGGCGGAGCGGATGTCGCTGCCGCCCGAGGACGGGCAGCGACTGCTGGCAGGGCTGAGTGACAAGGGGCTGGCGGCCGCCGACGGCGCGGATGTGTACCGGCCGCTGCCGCCCGAGCCGGCGCTCGGCACCGAGCTGCTGCGCCGGCAGGAGTCGCTGGAGGAGGCGCGGCGCGGGCTGGCGGCGCTGAGCGAGGAGTACCTGACCAGCGCCCGCCGCCGCCACGCCGACCAGCTCGTCGAGGTCGTCGTCGGCGCGGCGGCGCTGCGGGAGCGGATCCGCCGCCTCCAGGACTCGGCGAAGTCCGAGATGCTCTGGCTCTGCCGGGCGAACGCGGTGGCGATGGAGAGCGCGGAGAACACCGAGGAGTTCGACGCGCTCGACCGCGGCGTGCGGTACAAGGTGATCTACGAGCGGGCGCTGCTGATGGAGCCGGGCATGCAGGCCAACGTCGCCGAGGGCGTGCGCCGGGGCGAGGAGGCACGCAGCCTGCGTACGCTGCCGGTGCGGCTGGCCGTCGCGGACCGCGCGACCGCGATCTGCCCCCTCATCCGCGGTGACGAGGGCGACATCGGCGAGCCGTCGGCGGCGATCATCGGGCGCAGCCAGCTGCTGGACGCGCTTGTCGCGCTCTTCGAGAGCCACTGGGACGTCGCCATACCGGTGCGGATCGACGGCGGGTCGCCGGACGAGGAGCCGGACCTGCCGGACGAGTCCGAGCGGTTCGTGCTCTCGCTGCTCGTCGCCGGCGTACCGGACAAGTCGATCGCCTCCCAGATGGGCGTGAGCCGGCGCACGGTGCAGCGCCGCCTCGACCGCCTGATGGCGCTCGCCGGCGTCGACACCCGGCCGGGCCTGGCCTTCCAAGCGGCCCGGCGCGGGTGGCTGTAG
- a CDS encoding sigma-70 family RNA polymerase sigma factor has protein sequence MDPADFEQHRGHLRAVAHRMLGSLDEAEDAVQETWLRAARASAGDIESVRGWLTTIAGRVCLDLLRARRRRREEATDLASFEPPGGAEDPAEEAALADSVGLAMLVVLDRLGPAERVAFVLHDVFAVPFEQIAGIVERTPATTKKLASRARQRIHGTAPPPADLARQRTVVEAFLAASRAGDLDALLAVLDPDAVRRAGGRVVLRGAERVAEETAKNAAPAAFARLALLDGTPGLVVAPLGHLKLALKLTLTGNRVTAIDVFAGPTQLGRLEIRVFPW, from the coding sequence ATGGACCCGGCAGACTTCGAGCAGCACCGTGGCCACCTGCGGGCGGTCGCGCACCGGATGCTCGGCTCCCTCGACGAGGCCGAGGACGCCGTGCAGGAGACCTGGCTGCGGGCCGCTCGCGCGAGTGCCGGCGACATCGAGAGCGTGCGCGGCTGGCTCACCACGATCGCCGGCCGGGTCTGCCTCGACCTGCTGCGGGCGCGGCGGCGCCGCCGGGAGGAGGCCACCGACCTCGCCTCGTTCGAGCCGCCGGGTGGCGCCGAGGATCCGGCCGAGGAGGCAGCGCTCGCCGACTCGGTGGGGCTGGCGATGCTCGTGGTGCTCGACCGGCTGGGCCCGGCGGAGCGGGTCGCGTTCGTGCTGCACGACGTCTTCGCGGTGCCGTTCGAGCAGATCGCGGGCATCGTGGAGCGCACGCCGGCCACGACGAAGAAGCTGGCCAGCCGCGCGCGCCAGCGGATACACGGGACGGCGCCGCCTCCGGCCGACCTGGCGCGGCAGCGCACGGTGGTCGAGGCGTTCCTGGCCGCCTCGCGCGCCGGCGACCTCGACGCGCTGCTCGCGGTCCTCGACCCGGACGCGGTCCGCCGCGCCGGCGGGCGCGTGGTACTGCGCGGCGCCGAGCGCGTGGCGGAGGAGACGGCCAAGAACGCCGCGCCGGCCGCGTTCGCCCGCCTAGCCCTCCTCGACGGCACGCCAGGCCTCGTGGTCGCCCCGCTAGGCCACCTGAAGCTCGCCCTGAAGTTGACCCTCACGGGCAACCGCGTGACAGCGATCGACGTGTTCGCCGGCCCCACACAACTCGGCCGGCTCGAAATTCGCGTGTTCCCGTGGTGA
- a CDS encoding ABC transporter permease → MWLAARAAVRRRRLQTAVVGIVVFVSTTMILVALGLLAVSSGPFDQAYARQLGAHLAVTYDRAKATDAQLTSAAGWTGVAGVAGPFAQATVELTSDGRGRAMPLTVVGRADPAGSVDRLNVWDGRWATAPGEVVINQNPVGPGFFFRIGEQISGPDGTRLTVVGKAFSMSRSADAWVVPDQMAAFTPTATQMLYRFNHASTTSQVGVAESEVTKGLPAGSWLGSTSYLVLRDEASREAATYVTFLVAFGVLGLAVAILIVANVVSGAVVAGFRHIGVLKALGFTPTQVMAVYLTMVSVPAIVGCALGTVLGNVLARPLLSQAFRNLGSEGVGVPIWVSVAALVGVPLIVALSAFVPALRARSLPAIEAISAGSAQHTGRGLLVQRWLSGTRLPRAVSLGIGLPFARPARSALTMAAVVLGVTSVTLAIGLADSLTRYQQTEARVGAVQVEAFPDGGPDGASAVDEATLRSLPGTRYVLGMFDMPVRQVGNTDQTMLRLYKGDTTALGQKVLEGRWPTGAGEVAVAKRFLVQRGLSIGDTFAIEAGKGMTQVRITGMVMFNETETIIADWPTAALVAPDAFPDRFEIQLTDGTDAQAYMDSVRKAGLVATPPEGAEQFIVIAIVTVTLLTLMLAVVATLGVFNTAVLSTRERRRDLGMLKSIGMTPGQVVVMVVTSMAALGALGGLLGIPIGVAAHRVVLPAMADAAQVGFPPEVLDVYQAPVLVLLALAGIVIAAVGALMPARSAARTTIAEVLHNE, encoded by the coding sequence GTGTGGTTGGCGGCGCGCGCGGCCGTGCGCCGGCGGCGGCTGCAGACCGCCGTCGTGGGCATCGTCGTCTTCGTCTCCACCACGATGATCCTGGTGGCGCTGGGGCTGCTGGCGGTCTCCTCCGGGCCGTTCGACCAGGCGTACGCGCGGCAGCTCGGCGCGCACCTCGCGGTCACCTACGACCGGGCGAAGGCGACCGACGCCCAGCTCACCTCGGCCGCGGGCTGGACCGGCGTCGCGGGGGTGGCCGGACCGTTCGCCCAGGCGACCGTTGAGCTCACGTCCGACGGCCGGGGCCGTGCCATGCCGCTCACCGTCGTCGGCCGGGCCGACCCGGCGGGATCGGTCGACCGCCTCAACGTGTGGGACGGCCGCTGGGCGACCGCGCCCGGCGAGGTTGTGATCAACCAGAACCCGGTCGGCCCCGGCTTCTTCTTCCGCATCGGCGAGCAGATCAGCGGCCCCGACGGCACCCGGCTCACCGTGGTCGGCAAGGCGTTCAGCATGAGCCGGTCGGCGGACGCGTGGGTCGTCCCGGACCAGATGGCGGCGTTCACGCCGACCGCGACCCAGATGCTGTACCGCTTCAACCACGCGTCCACCACCTCCCAGGTCGGCGTGGCCGAAAGCGAAGTGACAAAGGGCCTGCCGGCCGGCTCGTGGCTCGGCTCGACCTCGTACCTCGTCCTGCGCGACGAGGCGTCCCGCGAGGCGGCCACCTACGTGACGTTCCTCGTGGCGTTCGGCGTGCTCGGCCTCGCGGTCGCGATCCTCATCGTGGCGAACGTGGTCAGCGGTGCCGTGGTCGCCGGGTTCCGGCACATCGGGGTGCTCAAGGCGCTCGGCTTCACGCCGACCCAGGTGATGGCCGTGTACCTGACGATGGTCTCGGTGCCGGCGATCGTGGGGTGCGCGCTCGGCACCGTGCTCGGCAACGTGCTCGCCCGGCCGCTGCTGTCCCAGGCGTTTCGCAACCTGGGCAGCGAGGGCGTCGGCGTGCCGATCTGGGTGAGCGTCGCGGCGCTGGTCGGCGTGCCGCTGATCGTCGCGCTCTCCGCCTTCGTGCCGGCCCTGCGGGCGCGCAGCCTGCCGGCGATCGAGGCGATCAGCGCGGGCAGTGCGCAGCACACCGGTCGCGGCCTGCTGGTGCAGCGCTGGCTCAGCGGCACCCGGCTGCCCCGGGCGGTGAGCCTCGGCATCGGCCTGCCGTTCGCCCGGCCGGCCCGCAGCGCCCTCACGATGGCGGCGGTGGTGCTCGGCGTGACGAGCGTGACGCTGGCGATCGGCCTCGCCGACTCGCTGACGCGGTACCAGCAGACCGAGGCGCGTGTGGGCGCGGTACAGGTCGAGGCGTTTCCGGACGGCGGTCCGGACGGGGCCAGCGCCGTGGACGAGGCGACCCTGCGGTCGCTGCCCGGCACCCGCTACGTGCTCGGCATGTTCGACATGCCCGTGCGCCAGGTCGGCAACACCGACCAGACGATGCTGAGGCTCTACAAGGGAGACACGACCGCGCTCGGCCAGAAGGTCCTGGAAGGACGGTGGCCGACCGGCGCGGGCGAGGTGGCCGTGGCCAAGCGCTTCCTGGTCCAACGTGGACTGTCCATCGGCGACACGTTCGCGATCGAGGCCGGGAAGGGGATGACGCAGGTGCGGATCACCGGCATGGTGATGTTCAACGAGACCGAGACGATCATCGCGGACTGGCCGACGGCCGCCCTCGTCGCGCCCGACGCGTTTCCGGACCGCTTCGAGATCCAGCTGACGGACGGTACGGACGCGCAGGCGTACATGGACTCGGTGCGCAAGGCCGGCCTGGTGGCGACCCCACCCGAGGGCGCCGAGCAGTTCATCGTGATCGCGATCGTGACCGTCACGCTGCTCACGCTGATGCTCGCCGTGGTCGCCACGCTGGGCGTCTTCAACACGGCCGTGCTCAGCACCCGTGAGCGCCGGCGCGACCTGGGCATGCTGAAGTCGATCGGGATGACGCCCGGCCAGGTCGTCGTGATGGTCGTGACCTCGATGGCGGCGCTCGGCGCGCTGGGCGGCCTGCTCGGCATCCCGATCGGCGTGGCCGCGCACCGCGTGGTCCTGCCGGCGATGGCCGACGCCGCGCAGGTGGGCTTCCCGCCGGAGGTGCTCGACGTCTACCAGGCACCGGTGCTCGTCCTGCTGGCGCTGGCCGGCATCGTGATCGCCGCCGTGGGCGCGCTGATGCCGGCCAGGTCAGCGGCTCGGACCACGATCGCCGAGGTCCTGCACAACGAGTGA